Proteins encoded by one window of Desulfobacterales bacterium:
- the mtnA gene encoding S-methyl-5-thioribose-1-phosphate isomerase: MQTDSIHQRPIWLDPDSGKVKIIDQRQLPHAEMVVELNTVADVVRAIKDMFVRGAPLIGVTAAYGLYISAVAAAGDKAEPGCLLRDAQMIKSARPTAVNLAWAVDKVLSEVAKSNDSEGQVHAARVAAEKIAEAEVENCRQIGFYGMDLVAQISRKKKGAVVNILTHCNAGWLACVEHGTATAPIYAAHENGIPVHVWVDETRPLNQGSRLTAWELGKKGVPHTVIVDNAGGHLMQHGKVDMVITGTDRTTYTGDVANKIGTYLKALAAKDNHIPFYVALPSSTFDWTLRDGIKEIPIEERDPDEVRYVQGLDGGVIRRVLVPPAGSPAADYAFDVTPARLVTGFITERGVCRATEADIRRLFPEKHA, translated from the coding sequence ATGCAAACAGATTCGATTCACCAAAGACCCATCTGGCTGGATCCGGATAGCGGGAAAGTGAAAATAATTGATCAGCGGCAGCTGCCCCATGCCGAAATGGTCGTTGAACTGAACACGGTTGCGGATGTGGTCCGTGCAATCAAGGACATGTTTGTGCGGGGGGCGCCATTGATCGGCGTCACGGCGGCTTATGGCCTTTATATTTCTGCAGTGGCGGCTGCCGGAGATAAGGCAGAACCGGGTTGCCTGCTGAGAGACGCACAAATGATAAAGTCGGCCAGACCGACAGCCGTTAATCTTGCCTGGGCCGTCGATAAGGTTCTATCAGAGGTTGCAAAATCAAACGATAGCGAAGGGCAGGTTCATGCCGCCAGGGTGGCGGCGGAGAAAATCGCTGAAGCGGAAGTGGAAAACTGCAGACAGATCGGATTTTACGGAATGGATTTAGTCGCGCAGATCAGCCGGAAAAAGAAGGGCGCGGTCGTTAACATTTTAACCCATTGCAATGCCGGCTGGCTTGCCTGTGTGGAACACGGCACGGCGACTGCCCCCATCTATGCAGCCCATGAAAACGGCATCCCTGTTCATGTCTGGGTGGATGAAACCCGGCCGCTGAACCAGGGGTCCCGCTTGACCGCCTGGGAGCTCGGCAAAAAGGGAGTCCCCCATACCGTTATTGTGGACAACGCCGGCGGTCATCTCATGCAGCACGGGAAAGTCGATATGGTCATTACCGGGACGGATCGAACCACATACACGGGGGATGTGGCCAACAAGATCGGGACCTATTTAAAGGCCCTGGCTGCAAAAGACAATCATATACCGTTTTACGTTGCCTTGCCTTCAAGCACCTTCGATTGGACACTTCGAGACGGCATAAAGGAGATTCCCATTGAAGAACGCGACCCGGACGAAGTCAGATATGTTCAGGGTTTGGACGGCGGAGTTATCCGCAGGGTTCTGGTTCCCCCGGCGGGCAGCCCCGCCGCCGACTATGCTTTCGACGTCACCCCGGCCAGGCTGGTGACCGGGTTTATTACGGAACGGGGCGTCTGCCGGGCGACGGAAGCGGATATCCGGCGCTTGTTCCCCGAAAAACATGCGTGA